A single genomic interval of Gemmatimonadales bacterium harbors:
- the prfB gene encoding peptide chain release factor 2 (programmed frameshift), whose protein sequence is MPDLADRVVELKQRLTELRDFFDLDRKVARLRDLEARQADPAFWADSARAREQVEEIRTLKGWITPHDQLQSRLDDVSGLSELLASEPDESMAAELQGELARVVDQLERFELQTMLQGPDDGRGAILTIHPGAGGTESQDWAEMLMRMYVRWAERKGFEVTILDLMAGEEAGIKSVSIEIKGQYAYGYLKAEKGVHRLVRISPYDSQARRHTSFASVFVYPDVDDTIEIDLREEDIKMDVFRASGAGGQHVNKTSSAVRLTHMPTGTVVSCQQERSQFKNRDVAMKMLRAALYQLKLEEQEAARALVEATKTDNSWGNQIRSYVFQPYTMVNDHRTELKVTDVQRVMDGDLDGFIEAYLKRFGAKAA, encoded by the exons ATGCCCGATCTGGCCGACCGTGTCGTCGAGTTGAAGCAGCGGCTCACCGAACTCCGAGAC TTCTTTGACCTCGATCGCAAGGTAGCGCGGCTCCGGGACCTCGAGGCTCGCCAGGCCGATCCTGCGTTCTGGGCGGACTCCGCCCGGGCGCGAGAGCAGGTCGAAGAAATCCGTACCCTCAAGGGGTGGATCACCCCGCACGATCAGCTCCAGTCGAGACTCGACGACGTGTCGGGGCTGTCGGAGCTGCTTGCCTCCGAGCCGGACGAATCAATGGCGGCCGAGCTGCAGGGGGAGCTTGCTCGCGTTGTCGATCAGCTGGAGCGGTTCGAACTGCAGACGATGCTGCAGGGACCGGATGACGGCCGTGGAGCGATCCTTACGATCCACCCCGGCGCCGGCGGCACCGAATCGCAGGATTGGGCGGAGATGCTGATGCGCATGTACGTCCGGTGGGCCGAGCGAAAGGGATTTGAAGTGACGATTCTCGATTTGATGGCCGGCGAGGAGGCGGGAATCAAATCGGTCTCGATCGAGATCAAGGGTCAGTACGCATACGGGTATCTCAAGGCCGAGAAGGGGGTGCATCGTCTGGTGCGGATATCGCCGTACGACAGCCAGGCTCGGCGCCACACGTCGTTCGCGTCGGTGTTCGTCTATCCCGACGTCGACGACACGATCGAGATCGACCTGCGCGAGGAAGACATCAAGATGGACGTCTTCCGTGCGTCCGGCGCCGGCGGGCAGCACGTCAACAAGACATCATCGGCCGTGCGCCTCACGCACATGCCCACCGGCACCGTGGTCTCCTGCCAGCAGGAGCGGAGCCAGTTCAAGAATCGTGACGTGGCGATGAAGATGCTGCGAGCGGCGCTCTATCAGCTGAAGCTCGAGGAGCAGGAGGCTGCGCGCGCGCTGGTGGAAGCGACCAAGACCGACAACTCGTGGGGAAACCAGATCCGCTCGTACGTGTTCCAGCCGTACACGATGGTGAATGATCACCGCACCGAACTCAAGGTGACCGACGTCCAGCGCGTGATGGACGGCGATCTCGATGGGTTCATCGAAGCGTACCTCAAGCGATTCGGAGCGAAGGCGGCGTGA
- a CDS encoding zinc-ribbon domain-containing protein has protein sequence MNVTCPQCATVFRVDPAKVPEQGVRARCSVCSGLIAVRRPPIAAPPSPSLAPVELAAPATAPQPSQAPPAPPTNQPAAAPPQPPAIPVHQQVAPAADPVPAYGIGMGNAAAPPAPQPPAPAEAAAAPATSPAPPPAAAPPPSSAASQAGRFNNPFLQQDPSTRARRLARALVSDLVVYYPEKRQRGLAEGNLKELFGEEIRKSWEEYSEQVGHDVAANTPYFTEALNEILAEGRSLFG, from the coding sequence ATGAACGTTACCTGCCCGCAATGTGCCACGGTGTTCCGCGTGGACCCGGCCAAGGTCCCGGAGCAGGGGGTCCGCGCCCGCTGCTCAGTCTGTTCGGGATTGATCGCGGTCCGGCGACCGCCGATTGCCGCGCCACCATCGCCGTCACTGGCTCCGGTCGAACTGGCCGCGCCGGCGACAGCGCCCCAGCCGTCGCAGGCTCCTCCGGCACCCCCAACGAACCAGCCGGCTGCGGCTCCGCCACAGCCCCCGGCGATCCCGGTCCACCAGCAAGTGGCTCCCGCTGCCGACCCGGTCCCGGCGTACGGGATCGGGATGGGGAACGCGGCAGCGCCACCGGCACCGCAGCCACCCGCGCCCGCTGAAGCGGCGGCCGCCCCGGCCACTTCACCAGCTCCGCCGCCCGCCGCCGCGCCGCCTCCGTCGTCCGCGGCGTCGCAGGCTGGCCGGTTCAACAACCCATTCCTGCAGCAGGACCCGTCGACGCGGGCCCGGCGGTTGGCGCGGGCGCTCGTGTCGGACCTGGTGGTCTACTATCCAGAGAAGCGTCAGCGCGGGCTCGCGGAGGGAAACCTGAAGGAGCTGTTCGGCGAAGAGATCCGGAAGAGCTGGGAGGAGTACAGCGAGCAGGTGGGACACGACGTCGCCGCCAACACGCCGTACTTCACCGAAGCGCTCAACGAGATTCTTGCAGAGGGGCGTTCGCTCTTCGGGTAA
- a CDS encoding diguanylate cyclase: MPHQRRVILYCGAADRPPPELVARWADARGLGIEQHADPVDIATLVLRGRGALLFIDERSCHEDGLALVHRLKGDPSTAIVPMTVLTDQHDAGSIVKWYEAGADEVLSPLVDAAEQRARLDALTVRTERDVAVHPSTRLPGTNEIEREIRRRLDGGGAFAVCYADLDHFKEFNDRYSYYDGDRVIYILSRVLHDVVRGLLGSDGFVGHIGGDDFIFVTSFNDFAPVCAEILTVFDELIPLQYSEQDRRAGYFFGKDRRGQLHRVPLMTLSIGVVTNQHHRFTHPAQVSELATEMKSYAKTLPGSLFVVDRRRGDMEIRSGPGGRDARSA, from the coding sequence GTGCCACATCAGCGTCGCGTCATCCTGTACTGCGGCGCAGCTGATCGCCCGCCGCCCGAGTTGGTCGCGCGCTGGGCCGACGCGCGCGGGCTCGGGATCGAGCAGCACGCGGACCCGGTCGACATCGCCACGCTGGTATTGCGGGGGCGAGGTGCGCTGCTCTTCATCGACGAACGCTCGTGTCATGAGGACGGTCTTGCGCTGGTCCATCGGCTCAAGGGCGATCCGTCGACGGCGATCGTTCCGATGACCGTCCTCACCGACCAGCACGACGCCGGGTCGATCGTCAAATGGTACGAGGCTGGAGCGGACGAGGTCCTCTCTCCGCTGGTTGATGCTGCGGAGCAGCGCGCGCGACTCGACGCGCTGACGGTGCGCACCGAACGCGATGTTGCGGTGCATCCGTCGACGCGCCTGCCGGGAACCAACGAAATCGAACGCGAAATCCGGCGGCGACTCGACGGCGGCGGCGCCTTTGCCGTGTGCTATGCCGACCTCGATCACTTCAAGGAATTCAACGACCGATACAGTTATTACGATGGCGACCGGGTGATCTACATCCTCTCCCGCGTCCTTCACGATGTTGTTCGCGGCCTGCTGGGCTCGGACGGGTTCGTGGGGCATATCGGTGGCGACGATTTCATCTTTGTCACGTCGTTCAACGACTTCGCGCCGGTCTGCGCCGAGATTCTCACGGTGTTCGACGAACTGATCCCGCTGCAGTACAGTGAGCAGGACAGGCGAGCAGGGTATTTTTTTGGCAAGGACCGGCGCGGACAGTTGCACCGGGTCCCATTGATGACGCTCTCGATCGGCGTCGTCACCAATCAGCATCACCGGTTCACTCATCCAGCGCAGGTGAGTGAACTGGCGACCGAAATGAAGAGTTACGCGAAAACACTTCCCGGGTCGCTGTTCGTCGTTGACCGCCGCCGGGGAGACATGGAGATCCGGAGCGGCCCCGGCGGACGCGACGCCCGCAGCGCTTGA